The following proteins are encoded in a genomic region of Sulfurovum indicum:
- a CDS encoding RluA family pseudouridine synthase, translating into MSNEKQTVLKAGRIDKILSDTLDISRNQIEKLIKEGLVSVNGRTVRKTSFKVEEGDEIAYVFKKAEKREPVEVDFDVEVLYEDEYLLVINKPSGLVVHPAPSVKEPTLVDWLVQKGISLSTISGEERHGIVHRIDKETTGALVVAKDNRVHMKLSEQLQEKSMGRYYLALIDHPLKDDVTVDKPIGRNPKNRLKMDVVPHGKEAKTAFKKLLASQYDIELVSAKLFTGRTHQIRVHLNTLGRHILGDDLYGFKSKRDKIPRVYLHAYLLYLTHPVTGKQMEFVAPLFDDMQTYLTKYFEEDEIEKKLDPKCLKEGFQVLGV; encoded by the coding sequence ATGAGTAATGAAAAACAGACTGTTTTAAAAGCCGGAAGAATAGATAAAATACTCTCTGATACTTTGGATATCAGCCGTAACCAGATTGAAAAACTTATTAAAGAAGGGCTTGTATCTGTTAATGGCAGAACTGTGAGAAAAACCAGTTTCAAAGTGGAAGAGGGTGATGAGATAGCCTACGTGTTCAAAAAGGCTGAAAAGCGTGAGCCTGTAGAGGTTGATTTTGATGTTGAAGTCCTCTATGAGGATGAATATCTTCTGGTGATCAACAAGCCTTCGGGGCTTGTCGTACATCCGGCTCCTTCGGTGAAGGAGCCGACACTGGTTGACTGGCTGGTCCAAAAGGGTATTTCTCTCTCCACCATTTCCGGAGAAGAGCGTCACGGGATCGTACACCGTATCGACAAAGAGACGACAGGCGCTTTGGTGGTTGCCAAAGACAACAGGGTGCATATGAAACTCAGTGAACAGTTGCAGGAGAAGAGTATGGGACGCTATTATCTTGCATTGATCGATCATCCGCTGAAAGATGATGTCACTGTGGACAAACCTATAGGACGTAATCCGAAGAACCGTTTGAAAATGGATGTCGTACCACACGGGAAAGAGGCAAAAACAGCTTTTAAAAAGCTTTTGGCATCACAGTATGATATTGAGCTGGTCTCTGCCAAACTCTTTACCGGACGTACCCATCAGATACGGGTACATCTGAACACACTGGGACGCCATATACTGGGAGATGATTTATATGGCTTTAAGAGCAAAAGAGATAAAATTCCAAGAGTTTATCTGCATGCCTATCTGCTCTATCTGACTCATCCTGTGACGGGGAAACAGATGGAGTTTGTTGCCCCGCTTTTTGACGATATGCAAACCTATCTGACAAAATATTTTGAAGAAGACGAGATCGAAAAGAAGCTTGATCCGAAGTGTTTGAAAGAGGGGTTTCAGGTTTTAGGTGTGTAA
- a CDS encoding restriction endonuclease, giving the protein MYFFALSPSKRYLKRYRTVKKLKKLTWSEFEYLSKLLFEEEGWKVTENAGKGADGGVDLWMKKWRMSAIVQCKKYEDARVTIKVIREMYGLMYEYKVDKAFIVTTSEFTKECYRFVEDKKIELINGEGVVKRISQLIK; this is encoded by the coding sequence GTGTATTTCTTTGCCTTATCCCCATCCAAACGTTACTTGAAGCGGTACAGAACGGTCAAAAAACTTAAAAAACTTACCTGGAGTGAATTTGAGTATCTATCTAAACTGCTTTTTGAGGAAGAGGGATGGAAGGTGACAGAAAATGCCGGAAAGGGTGCAGATGGCGGTGTCGATCTCTGGATGAAAAAGTGGCGTATGTCCGCAATCGTACAATGTAAAAAGTATGAAGATGCCAGAGTGACCATTAAAGTGATCAGAGAGATGTATGGACTTATGTATGAATATAAAGTCGATAAAGCATTTATTGTTACTACCAGTGAATTTACCAAAGAGTGCTATAGGTTCGTTGAAGACAAGAAGATAGAACTGATCAATGGAGAGGGTGTGGTGAAAAGGATCTCACAGCTGATAAAATAA
- a CDS encoding tRNA lysidine(34) synthetase encodes MSRKLLKVIGKTNVEFRLIGEGDKVLVGLSGGKDSLALVHALKHIQRHAPFNFEFEACTIKYGMPDEHYDYLAAHCKEYGIKHTVYDTNIYEISHDTIRENSSFCSYFSRMRRGALYSFAQEGGFTKVALGHHFDDAVESFFMNMFYNGTLRSLAPIYKTGKGFHLIRPLIQVRERQLRDFATENNLQVIGDEACPAMLKDVKMPHARASTKAWLAQMEKENKEMFKMIKASFKHIHDDTFLDPKRWERDDIVMSNE; translated from the coding sequence ATGAGCCGAAAACTCCTCAAGGTCATAGGCAAGACCAATGTAGAGTTCAGGCTTATCGGTGAAGGAGATAAAGTTCTGGTAGGACTGAGCGGAGGAAAGGATTCTCTGGCTTTGGTTCATGCACTCAAACATATTCAAAGACATGCACCGTTCAATTTCGAGTTTGAAGCCTGTACGATCAAGTACGGTATGCCGGATGAGCACTATGACTATCTGGCAGCACACTGTAAAGAGTATGGTATCAAACATACGGTGTACGATACCAATATTTATGAGATCTCTCACGATACCATAAGGGAAAATTCTTCATTCTGTTCATACTTTTCACGTATGCGGCGTGGGGCACTCTACAGTTTTGCCCAGGAAGGTGGATTTACCAAAGTGGCATTGGGGCATCATTTTGATGATGCAGTGGAGAGTTTCTTCATGAATATGTTCTACAACGGAACACTTAGAAGCCTTGCACCTATTTATAAAACGGGTAAAGGTTTTCATCTGATCCGTCCACTCATCCAGGTGAGAGAAAGACAACTGAGGGATTTTGCTACCGAGAACAACCTGCAGGTTATTGGTGATGAAGCCTGTCCTGCTATGCTGAAAGATGTCAAGATGCCTCATGCCAGAGCCTCTACCAAAGCATGGTTGGCCCAAATGGAAAAAGAGAATAAAGAGATGTTCAAGATGATCAAAGCGTCCTTCAAGCATATCCATGACGATACGTTCCTGGATCCCAAACGCTGGGAGAGGGATGATATTGTAATGAGTAATGAGTAA
- a CDS encoding 5'-methylthioadenosine/adenosylhomocysteine nucleosidase — protein sequence MKIAIMGAMPEEIEPLIGQLENVSSSLYASNTYYEGIYKGKEVVVAYSKIGKVFAALTATILIEKFDCDILLFSGVAGAISEELKIGDLIIAEGLCQHDLDITAFGHPYGYVPEGEVCVKTDKHLRQIAKTVAEKKGITLKEGVIATGDQFVADPERKKWIGETFKADALEMEGASVAVVCDALNVPCFILRAISDSADMDASFNFDEFLESSAKVSAGFILSMVEEIEDIS from the coding sequence ATGAAAATAGCTATTATGGGTGCAATGCCCGAAGAGATCGAACCTTTGATCGGCCAGCTCGAGAATGTAAGTTCTTCGTTATATGCGTCAAATACCTATTATGAGGGAATATATAAAGGGAAAGAGGTAGTTGTTGCCTATTCAAAGATCGGAAAGGTCTTTGCTGCATTGACTGCCACGATACTTATCGAAAAATTTGATTGTGATATTCTGCTTTTTTCCGGGGTTGCAGGTGCAATCTCAGAAGAGCTCAAGATCGGTGATCTTATTATTGCAGAAGGCCTTTGTCAGCACGATCTTGATATAACTGCTTTTGGCCATCCCTACGGATATGTACCGGAGGGAGAGGTTTGTGTCAAAACCGATAAGCATTTACGTCAGATTGCTAAAACAGTTGCAGAAAAAAAAGGGATTACTCTTAAAGAGGGGGTCATTGCAACCGGTGATCAGTTCGTTGCAGACCCTGAGAGAAAAAAGTGGATCGGAGAGACATTCAAAGCAGATGCACTTGAGATGGAGGGTGCCAGTGTGGCAGTGGTCTGTGATGCATTGAATGTACCGTGCTTTATTCTGCGTGCCATCTCAGACAGCGCAGATATGGATGCGAGTTTCAACTTCGATGAATTCCTTGAGAGTTCAGCAAAAGTTTCAGCAGGCTTTATCCTCTCTATGGTAGAGGAAATTGAAGATATTTCATAA
- the rd gene encoding rubredoxin, with product MEQKYICTVCEYIYDPAIGDPDSGIPPGTPFKELPEDWECPDCGVSKEDFEPYEE from the coding sequence ATGGAACAAAAATATATCTGTACAGTATGTGAATATATCTATGATCCCGCAATTGGGGATCCCGACAGCGGTATTCCTCCGGGGACACCATTCAAAGAACTTCCTGAAGACTGGGAATGCCCGGACTGTGGTGTTTCAAAAGAAGATTTTGAACCTTATGAGGAGTGA
- the fabD gene encoding ACP S-malonyltransferase, whose protein sequence is MSIKCAFLFPGQGSQAVGMGEDFFNNSEIAKQMITDASERTGIDFETLLFKENDQLEKTEFTQPAILLVSSIAHKLFENEMPIKPVFALGHSLGEFSALTAVGAIDPLDAVELVNLRGKLMAQACEGQDVGMLVSLGLDDKTVENICEEQREAGLQVWPVNYNAEGQIVIAGIKPDLQKLEPVLKEAKARRAMLLNMSVASHCPLLESATVPLSEKLKEVLRDEFTAPVISNVTAEKYSTKEEALELLPKQLVSPVLYKQSIAKFDEEVDCYVEFGHGGVLKGLNRKATKKPHFVVSDMQSLANALEEIGKLS, encoded by the coding sequence ATGTCAATCAAGTGTGCATTTTTATTTCCCGGACAAGGTTCCCAGGCAGTAGGTATGGGAGAGGATTTTTTTAACAATTCAGAGATCGCAAAACAGATGATCACAGATGCAAGTGAACGAACGGGTATCGATTTTGAGACATTGCTTTTTAAAGAGAATGATCAACTTGAGAAGACAGAGTTCACGCAACCTGCTATTTTGCTTGTCTCATCGATCGCGCATAAGCTTTTTGAGAACGAAATGCCAATTAAACCAGTGTTCGCACTGGGGCACTCTTTGGGTGAATTCTCGGCACTTACGGCCGTAGGTGCGATCGATCCGCTTGATGCGGTCGAGCTGGTTAATCTGCGTGGCAAGCTGATGGCGCAGGCATGTGAAGGTCAGGATGTCGGAATGCTGGTCTCATTGGGGTTGGATGACAAGACCGTAGAGAATATCTGTGAAGAACAGAGAGAAGCAGGGTTGCAGGTATGGCCGGTAAACTATAATGCCGAAGGACAGATCGTGATCGCCGGTATTAAACCGGATCTGCAAAAACTGGAACCTGTTCTAAAAGAGGCAAAAGCCAGAAGGGCAATGCTGCTCAATATGTCGGTAGCTTCCCACTGTCCTCTGTTGGAGAGTGCGACTGTACCGTTATCTGAAAAACTTAAAGAAGTACTTAGGGATGAGTTTACAGCACCGGTGATCTCCAATGTGACAGCTGAAAAGTACTCTACAAAAGAAGAAGCACTGGAACTGTTGCCCAAACAGCTGGTCTCTCCTGTCCTCTATAAACAGTCTATAGCAAAATTTGATGAAGAGGTGGACTGTTATGTTGAATTCGGTCACGGCGGTGTGCTCAAAGGGCTGAACAGAAAAGCGACCAAGAAACCACATTTTGTGGTTTCAGATATGCAGTCTCTGGCAAATGCATTGGAAGAGATAGGCAAACTAAGCTAA